In Serratia marcescens subsp. marcescens ATCC 13880, a single genomic region encodes these proteins:
- the gntK gene encoding gluconokinase has protein sequence MTNNQNRIYVVMGVSGSGKSAVAAAAARQLSAGFLDGDFLHPRSNILKMAAGEALNDDDRAPWLAALNDAAFAMQRTNNVSIIVCSALKKQYRDRLRAGNGNLSFIYLHGEFPVIESRLAARNGHFFKPQMLVTQFAALEQPGADENDVMAIDINQPLDAVIADTVRHIQSFLPQDVCA, from the coding sequence ATGACCAACAATCAAAATCGCATTTACGTCGTTATGGGCGTTTCCGGCAGCGGCAAGTCCGCCGTCGCCGCCGCCGCGGCCCGCCAACTCTCCGCCGGCTTCCTCGACGGCGACTTCCTGCACCCGCGCAGCAATATCCTGAAGATGGCCGCCGGCGAGGCGTTGAACGACGACGATCGCGCGCCGTGGCTGGCCGCGCTCAACGACGCCGCCTTCGCCATGCAACGCACCAACAACGTGTCGATCATCGTCTGTTCGGCGTTGAAAAAGCAGTATCGCGACCGCCTGCGCGCCGGCAACGGCAACCTGTCATTCATCTATCTGCACGGCGAGTTCCCGGTGATCGAATCCCGCCTGGCGGCGCGCAACGGCCACTTCTTCAAGCCGCAGATGCTGGTCACCCAGTTCGCCGCGCTGGAGCAACCGGGCGCCGACGAGAACGACGTGATGGCGATCGACATCAATCAACCGCTGGACGCGGTGATCGCCGATACCGTGCGCCATATCCAAAGTTTCCTCCCGCAGGACGTGTGCGCGTGA